A window of Companilactobacillus allii genomic DNA:
TCTGTTACGCGTTTGCGAAGCAAACAGAAGCAAAGATATTATTTGAACCCGAGTTTGAATTTGAACTCAAAATCATTATAGAAACAAGTACTTAATAAGTACGAGCCCCCATCAACTTATGTGGAAGGTAAGGCGACTCTAATAATTCAATATCCTCATCGGTTAAAGTGACGTCTAATGCCTTTACTGCACCGTCTAAGTGATTTGATTTGGTAGCGCCAACAATTGGTGCTACGACTTGTTTCTTCTGTAACAACCAAGCTAGTGCGATTTGAACCCTATCAACATTATGCTTTTGAGCAATTTCGCCAACTCTATCAACAATAATTTTGTCTTGAGCTTCAGTGTTATCGTATTTGGCTTTAGCGATATTATCTGTTTCAGCACGTTTGGTGCTGGCGGTCCAGTCTCTTGCTAAACGACCGGATGCTAAGGGACTATAAGGTGTTACGGCAATATTTTCTTCTTCACAAAGTGGTAACATCTCACGTTCCTCTTCACGATACAAAAGATTCAAGTGGTCTTGCATTGAAACAAACTGAGCAAAGCCATTTGCTTTGGCGATTGCATTTGCCTTTTCAAATTGCCAAGAATACATAGCAGAAGCACCGATATAACGTGCTTTACCAGATTTAACAACATCATTTAGAGCACACATTGTTTCTTCAATGGGAGTGTTAAAATCCCATCTATGAATTATATATAAGTCAACATAGTCCATTTGAAGACGTGCCAAACTACGATCGATTTGTGACAGAATAGCCTTTCTTGAAAGTCCAGACATATTAGGCTTATCACTGCTATCAAAGAATACTTTAGTTGCGACTACTAGTTCATCACGATTCTTGTCCTTTAACGCATTACCCAAATGGTGCTCACTCATACCATTGGAATAAGTATTAGCAGTGTCAAAAAAGTTGATGCCTAGATCTAGTGCGTGTTCAACGATTTTTTTGCTGTCCTCTTGTCCAATTGACCATGGAAATTGACCCTTTCCCGGTGTTCCAAATCCCATAGTTCCTAAGCAGATTCTCGAGACATCTAATCCGGTATTGCCAAGTTTTGTATATTCCATTTAAAATCCCCCTTTAAAGTTAAAACGCTTTCATAATATATTTTACTCATTTTACCATTTTTAGCACCATTATAATGATAGAATTATGGTCACAATCAAATATGTTTCATTTGGAGAATTTGGTGCTATATTTGCATTAGAACCTGAAAGTTGAAGGAACACGATATGAAAACAAGAGATGAAAAAGTACAAACGATGATGGATCAAATCAGTACTGCATACTCTGATAGTCAAGTTAAAAAGAGTCCAGAAGCTATGGAACTATTATTCAACTCAGCCAAAGAATTGGATAAGACGAATGATTATAGTTTGGTTGCGACAAAATTATGTAAAAAAATCACCTATTATTCATTTGAACATCCAAAGGATGGGTTAAATGCCTTGATAGTGTTGTATCACCAGATCAAAGGCTACGCTACTAAATACGATGGAATAGCTCTTGCAGCAATGATGCTTCCAGTTTGGTTTGGTTAAAAGTCGTTAAATAGGCCATATTGATGTATTTTGTTATAATTAATTATGAAAAAAATAGAAGTTTGAGAGGAATAAATAAATGTATCCACAATTAGACTTAGAGAATGCCAAAGGAACTAAGATTACAATTAAGACAAACCATGGCGATATCGATATTCAATTATTCGATGAACTTGTACCAAAGACTGTTAAGAACTTCGTTGAATTAGCCAAAAAAGATTATTACAACGGTGTAGTATTCCATCGTGTGATTCCTGATTTCATGATTCAAGGAGGAGACCCAACAGGAACTGGTATGGGTGGCGAAAGTATCTATGGAGATGCCTTTGAAGATGAGTTCTCAGACCAATTATTCAATCTAGATGGTGCATTATCAATGGCCAACGCTGGTCCCAATACTAACGGAAGCCAATTCTTCATTGTTACAAACCAAAATATGCCCAAAAGAATGATCAAACAAATGGCACCTGCCGGTTATCCAGAAGAGATTATCGCTGAATATAAAAATGGTGGAACACCTTGGTTAGATCATAGACATACCGTTTTCGGTCAAGTTACTGACGGAATGGATGTTGTTAGAGAAATTGCTAAAGTAAAACGTGACCGTAATGATAAGCCTGATGAAGATGTCATCATTGAGAGCGTAACAGAACGCGAATAATTTCCGAGCATTAGCTGAAAATAGTGGGCCTTCACGAAAGTGAAGGCCCACTATTTTTAACTAAGCGGAAGAAATTGCGTTCTGTTACGCGTTTGCGAAGCAAACAGAAACAAGATATATATTATTTGAGCCTGAGCTTGAATTTGAACTTAAGATCAATAAAAAAGTGAAGACCCACTATTTTTAACTAAGCGGAAGAAATTGCGTTCTGTTACGCGTTTGCGAAGCAAACAGAAACAAGATATATATTATTTGAGTCTGAGCTTGAATTTGAACTTAAAACCAATAAAAAAGTGAAGGCTCAATTTTTAGGGCTAAGCAAAAAAACTACATCCAGTCAAAAGAACCAGAAAAACAAAAAAATTATATCAAAAAACAAACATATTAAATTTTCCAATAAACAAACTAGCTTAAATGTAATTCTGAAACTATACTGTTTATCAAAAGGGGAGTGAACGAAATGAAAAATACAAGTTCTGATTGTACTGAGATTCTAGTTGGTAAAGGTGCCAGCATGGATGGTTCCACTATTGTCGCCCGTAATGAAGACGGTTATGGTCCAATCAACCCAATAAAGTTTGTTGTTCATGAAGCAAAGGACCAAAAGGATGCCTTCTATAATTCTGTAACAACAGGTGTAAAGGTACCATTGCCTGATCATGCCTATAGATATACTGCTACACCACAAGCTGATCAAAGTGATGGACAATATGAAGAAGCCGGTATCAATGAATACAATGTCGGTATGAGTTCCACAGAAACTACTGAGACCAATGCCCGCGTGTTAGGGTACGATCCACTAGTGACTGACGGCGTAGATGAAGAAGCAATGTTGACATTGGTATTGCCATATATCAAGACTGCTAAAGAAGGTGCAATCCGATTAGGTGCATTATTAGAGAAATATGGTACTGGTGAATGTAATAGTATTGCGTTCAATGATAAAGATGAAATCTGGCTTTTGGAAACTGCTGGTGGACACCACTGGGCAGCTATGCGTTTA
This region includes:
- a CDS encoding aldo/keto reductase, encoding MEYTKLGNTGLDVSRICLGTMGFGTPGKGQFPWSIGQEDSKKIVEHALDLGINFFDTANTYSNGMSEHHLGNALKDKNRDELVVATKVFFDSSDKPNMSGLSRKAILSQIDRSLARLQMDYVDLYIIHRWDFNTPIEETMCALNDVVKSGKARYIGASAMYSWQFEKANAIAKANGFAQFVSMQDHLNLLYREEEREMLPLCEEENIAVTPYSPLASGRLARDWTASTKRAETDNIAKAKYDNTEAQDKIIVDRVGEIAQKHNVDRVQIALAWLLQKKQVVAPIVGATKSNHLDGAVKALDVTLTDEDIELLESPYLPHKLMGARTY
- a CDS encoding bacteriocin immunity protein, yielding MKTRDEKVQTMMDQISTAYSDSQVKKSPEAMELLFNSAKELDKTNDYSLVATKLCKKITYYSFEHPKDGLNALIVLYHQIKGYATKYDGIALAAMMLPVWFG
- a CDS encoding peptidylprolyl isomerase, which encodes MYPQLDLENAKGTKITIKTNHGDIDIQLFDELVPKTVKNFVELAKKDYYNGVVFHRVIPDFMIQGGDPTGTGMGGESIYGDAFEDEFSDQLFNLDGALSMANAGPNTNGSQFFIVTNQNMPKRMIKQMAPAGYPEEIIAEYKNGGTPWLDHRHTVFGQVTDGMDVVREIAKVKRDRNDKPDEDVIIESVTERE